The window CGAGCCGTCATCACGGTCGTCGCCGCTGTCATCGCGGCCCCGGGCGCGCGCGCCGTCCCAGCCGCTGACCCGGCCGCCCGCGGCGCCCGCGGGGTCGGCGGGGTCGGCGGGGTCGGCGCCGGACTGGCGGGGCCAGGCCGGCCACGCCCCGGTCGGGGAGGCGACGATCGCGGTCGGGGCCTCGGACGGGTCGACGCCCCCGCCGGTCCCCCAAGGGGACCGCGGGTAGGGCCTGGTCGGGGCGATGGGCTCCGCCCTGCCCCCGGCCGGGCGGCGCGGCATCTCGGGCAGGGTGGGCGGCAGCGGGGCGGCGGGCCGGACGCGGACCTCCGGCGGCGCGGGCCGGACGGGGGCGACGGGTGCCTCCTCGACGCGGACGCCATGCTCGGTCAGCAGCGCCGCGGTACCCGCCTCCCAGCCCTGCGAGACCGCGCGGACCTTCCAGCCGCCGCCGCGCCGGTACAGCTCGACGAGCACCACGCAGCGCTCCGCGCCCTCGGCGGTGACCCGGTGGCTCACCGCCCAGCCGCCGTCGGTGCCGGGCCCGTCCCAGGCCGACTCGCCGGCCTCCTCGACGCGGACCCGCAGGCCGGCGTCGTCGGCGAACGTGCCGAGCCAGCCGTCGTCCAGACCGGCGGCCACGACCACCGCCTCGACGTCGTCCGCGAGGTCGCCGAGCGCGATCCGCACACGCCGGTCATCGACCTGCCACAGGCAGCCGTCCGCCGAGCGTCGCTGGTTGTAGAAGGCGAGGTCGCCGTCGTCGCGGACGCGCCGGTCGCCGGTCAGCTCGAGCGCGAACAGGTCCACGGCGTGGGCCGGCAGGCTCGATGCGAGCGACACCCGCGCCACCGGGCTCGGCACCGTGGTGTTCGCGCCCTTCGCGAGTTCCAACCACTCCCCCACGGTCGGGCCATATGGCGCGGAAACGGCCAGCTTAGGCAGCCTATCCGGGCCAAGGTCCCAAGTTCGGGGCGAATCCGGCGTCCTCCGTCGGCTCGCCGCGGCACCGGCGGGGCCGAGGCTGGCCCGCACGCCGACCGACTACCTTCCGCAGTCAGGCGCACACGGCTCAGCGCGCCCGAGCGGCCCTGAACCGAGACCGCCAGGGCTCCCGGCTGGCCCCGGCCCAGGTGTCCCGCCGGCATGCTGCGCGCGGAGGGCCCGCCGCGAGACGAACCGTGTCAGACCAGCATCCCTATAGACCACCTGAGCTGACACAGTTGACCAAGGCGGTGGGGAAGCGTGTCGGATGGGCTTGTCTATGGCAACGCTGGTCTGCCTCGGTTCGGCGTTGAGGCCGCCCGCGGGCGGGTCAGCGGCCGGGGGCGGCGCTGGCGGCGTCGGGGGCGAGGGCCGAGCCATAGCCGCTGGGGGCGGCCGCGGGACTGTCCTGACCGACGAGCACCTCGAACGCGCCCGGGGCGTCGACGGCGTGGGCCAGCAGCGGAGTCAGCTCCATCTTGACGTCGAACCGGCCCAGCGCCCGCCGCCAGGCACCCGGGCCGTCCCACTCGGTGACCAGCACCCACTCGTCCGGGTCGTCGACCGCGCGTGCGAGCCGGCCTGACCGGTAGCCGTCGGCCTGCCCCAGGGCGGTCAATGCCCGGCTCGCTCCCGCCGCGAACTCGCCGGCGGCGGCCGTCTCACCGGAGCCGGCCGGCAGCCGGAACCGCACGATCGCCAGCACGGGCGCCGCCACAGGACGGCGGGGCGGGACGGCCGGGACGGCCGGGACGGCCGGGACGGCCGGGACGGCCGGGCCCGGGTCGGCGGCGGGCTCGGCTCCAGGTCCAGGCATGTCAGGCACTGGCCGCGACGCCGCCGTACCGGCGGTCGCGGCGGGCGTAGTCCTCGCAGGCGGCCCACAGGTCCCGGCGGTCGAAGTCGGGCCAGAGGGTGTCGACGAACGCGAACTCGGCGTAGGCCGCCTGCCAGAGCAGGAAGTTCGACAGGCGCTGCTCGCCGGAGGTACGGATGAGCAGGTCGACGTCGGGCATGTCCGGCTCGTCGAGGTAGCGGGCGACGGTGCGCTCGTCGATCTTCTCCGGCCGCAGCAGGCCGTTCTTCACGTCCCGGGCGATGGCGGCGGCGGCGTCGGCGATCTCGGCCCGGCCGCCGTAGTTGATGCACATCGCCAGCGTGAGCCGGTCGTTGGCGTGGGTGCGCTCCTCGGCCTTCTCCAGGCGGCGGATGACGCTGTTCCACAGCCGGGGGCGCCGGCCGGCCCAGCGGACCCGCACCCCGAGCGCGTCCATGTCGTCGATGCGCCGGCCGAACACGCCGTCGACGAAGCGCATCAGGAAGGCCACCTCGTCCGGTGAGCGCTTCCAGTTCTCCGTCGAGAACGCGTAGACCGACATCCACCGGACGCCGAGCTCGATGGCACCCTCGACGCAGTCGAAGAGCGCGTCCTCGCCCGCCTCGTGGCCTTTCGTCCGCGGCAGCCCGCGCAGCGTCGCCCAGCGGCCGTTGCCGTCCATGACGATGGCCACGTGCTGGGGCACCAGCTCCTTCGGCAGCGTCGGCGGACGCGCCCCGGACGGGTGCGGATGCGGGTCCCGGCGGGGCCTGACCCCGCCATCCTGCAGGCTCACCGGAAGTCCACCTCCCCGCTGATCCAGCCCGATTCCGACGCGCATTGCCTCCCCCATCTTTATGCCTGGTCCTTGACCGTTCCCACCGGGGTGCCGCGCCGCCGACCACCGCCCGACCTCGGCCGGCTCTCGGCCTCGGCAGACTCCCGACCTCGGCAGACTCCCGACCTCGGCAGACTCCCGACCTCGACCTCGGCCTCGGCCTCGCCTGCCCACCAGTCCCCACCATTCAGTGTCGGCCGATGC of the Pseudofrankia saprophytica genome contains:
- a CDS encoding antibiotic biosynthesis monooxygenase family protein; the encoded protein is MPGPGAEPAADPGPAVPAVPAVPAVPAVPPRRPVAAPVLAIVRFRLPAGSGETAAAGEFAAGASRALTALGQADGYRSGRLARAVDDPDEWVLVTEWDGPGAWRRALGRFDVKMELTPLLAHAVDAPGAFEVLVGQDSPAAAPSGYGSALAPDAASAAPGR
- a CDS encoding restriction endonuclease, which gives rise to MGEWLELAKGANTTVPSPVARVSLASSLPAHAVDLFALELTGDRRVRDDGDLAFYNQRRSADGCLWQVDDRRVRIALGDLADDVEAVVVAAGLDDGWLGTFADDAGLRVRVEEAGESAWDGPGTDGGWAVSHRVTAEGAERCVVLVELYRRGGGWKVRAVSQGWEAGTAALLTEHGVRVEEAPVAPVRPAPPEVRVRPAAPLPPTLPEMPRRPAGGRAEPIAPTRPYPRSPWGTGGGVDPSEAPTAIVASPTGAWPAWPRQSGADPADPADPAGAAGGRVSGWDGARARGRDDSGDDRDDGSNGRRGWAGASRRLHVRPVARAARRAPLDLLAMDPYDFEQLVANLFTKMGYNTQRTGRSGDGGVDVEVRSDDALASGLIVISVKRLKRTVAAHYVRELAGTVHDRDAIKGILVTTSGFGPSSWEFAAKNRLELVDGERLRAWLAEYLDLDVI
- a CDS encoding isoprenyl transferase, whose product is MSLQDGGVRPRRDPHPHPSGARPPTLPKELVPQHVAIVMDGNGRWATLRGLPRTKGHEAGEDALFDCVEGAIELGVRWMSVYAFSTENWKRSPDEVAFLMRFVDGVFGRRIDDMDALGVRVRWAGRRPRLWNSVIRRLEKAEERTHANDRLTLAMCINYGGRAEIADAAAAIARDVKNGLLRPEKIDERTVARYLDEPDMPDVDLLIRTSGEQRLSNFLLWQAAYAEFAFVDTLWPDFDRRDLWAACEDYARRDRRYGGVAASA